In Calditrichota bacterium, a single window of DNA contains:
- a CDS encoding T9SS type A sorting domain-containing protein: MPRFIMLMADGSLFGVNFKVNEMTGRTATQTKPAIAADHEGNFVICWQDSRSGDTDIYAQRYNSMGQSQGNNFKVNHDSGDHSQSNPSVAMDSTGNFIICWADDRNGDGDIFAQMYDSSGAMIGSSFQVNDDAQGNVQSHPNIGVDHNGNFVICWGDGRNSGDFSDIYAQRFDNTGAKEGINFKVNDDSGQFGQYSPKVALDDEGNFVMCWEDERNGIDSDIYAQRFNKSGTNLGTNFLVSSVADSPQLSPDISIDDSGRFVICWQDYSSDLDYGEIWAKRYDSQRVVLNNYIVNNGPNPREHNNPTVGLNGTGKFVICWEDGKDNLYGDIFGQRFNENGARQDDNFKVNDVSVSVSQYQPAVAAADNGNFIVCWVDGRNDGTDIYAQRLDGNGAFLGNNFLVSDDNQGKDQWNPEIGLNSSGGFVVCWTDERNYNQNIYAQRYDNNGNALGANFKVNDTDDPASKPDIAVSEDGSFIICWMDARYSSEYDIYAQRFDSNGNPVGANFKVNDDNEQYIWHMSPAITVDGSDRFVICWEDERNGPTDIYCQRFAADGSPLGSNFKINDAGEGSQRWQADVAADSAGNFIVCWNDDRAPAGSDVYAQLYDQNGAPQGANFRVNENTGADTQWYPAVAVTKTSNFVVVWSDTRNGDDDIYAQQFTISGRRLGSNYRVNNDASSTEQREPDVACGDSTIYFTWQDGRDAGHGWDIYARIENFLTPKTVLSLPDTTGAVGETIGIPITVSTDSAVGFAQFVIEFDSTLMTFSGSQLGANALGFQISATNTNLPFQPTHSDANKNVLLQISGGGTSSFSGENQQILILTFDVVGSPGDSAGIYFDGGTNRTFLTTTNLYDIKDGDIDFNEGTFKIPETITISGYVFYDGTDKIVPNTEIDLDGMSSATTNNGGLYSFSEVAPGPHTLTPAKANDANDAISGADALAVLQSLAFLITLSDEQKIAADVTLDSHVTGADAMAILRYLAFFTSNIAHTGQWYFSPEDTTFTANTNTSIDFKAYLKGDVNLSWSNSALLSKNGRNESIFDLKFGAPVQPETAEISIPLILNTSDEKMNTLLFSMTYPASALKFKRVELAQNLRGFQNVTNSEKEGELHLAIAGAKGVRCNGEMAHFIFKKTTAQKSTIELRFTRAIANDLEMKDLPILTLDQNLANVPEQFKLFQNYPNPFNSETVIEYQLPRDVHVKLAIYNSLGQRIRTLVDENQKSGIYSIRWNGKSDDDKVIVSGIYLVRIETEGFSANKKLILLK; this comes from the coding sequence GGCGTAAATTTCAAGGTAAATGAAATGACCGGCAGGACTGCTACGCAAACAAAGCCGGCAATAGCCGCAGATCACGAGGGAAATTTTGTCATTTGCTGGCAAGACAGTCGCAGCGGAGATACAGATATTTACGCTCAGCGATATAATTCAATGGGACAATCTCAAGGAAATAACTTCAAAGTGAATCATGACTCCGGAGATCACAGCCAGTCAAATCCTTCTGTGGCAATGGACAGTACCGGAAATTTTATCATTTGCTGGGCAGATGATCGCAATGGAGACGGAGACATCTTTGCCCAGATGTATGATAGCAGCGGTGCGATGATCGGCAGCAGTTTTCAAGTAAATGACGATGCACAAGGGAACGTACAATCGCATCCCAACATTGGAGTGGATCACAATGGCAATTTTGTTATCTGCTGGGGGGACGGGAGAAATAGCGGAGACTTTAGCGACATTTACGCGCAGAGATTTGATAACACTGGCGCGAAAGAGGGAATAAATTTCAAAGTTAACGATGATTCAGGTCAATTTGGTCAGTATAGTCCAAAAGTCGCTTTGGATGACGAAGGAAATTTTGTCATGTGCTGGGAAGATGAACGTAATGGAATCGATAGCGACATTTACGCCCAACGTTTCAATAAATCAGGGACTAATTTAGGGACAAATTTTCTCGTAAGTAGTGTGGCAGATTCACCGCAACTTTCTCCTGACATTAGTATAGATGATAGCGGTCGATTTGTTATTTGCTGGCAGGATTATTCAAGCGACTTGGATTATGGAGAGATTTGGGCAAAGAGGTATGACAGCCAGCGTGTTGTTTTAAATAATTATATTGTAAATAATGGGCCAAATCCACGGGAACATAACAATCCTACGGTGGGACTAAATGGCACAGGGAAATTCGTCATCTGCTGGGAAGATGGAAAAGACAATTTGTATGGCGATATTTTTGGCCAGCGTTTTAATGAGAATGGCGCCAGACAAGATGACAATTTCAAAGTTAATGATGTTTCTGTAAGTGTCAGTCAATATCAGCCTGCGGTTGCCGCCGCTGATAATGGCAATTTTATTGTCTGCTGGGTAGATGGCCGGAATGACGGAACAGACATTTACGCGCAGCGACTTGACGGAAACGGCGCGTTTTTAGGAAATAATTTTCTCGTGTCCGATGATAATCAGGGAAAAGACCAATGGAATCCAGAGATCGGATTGAATTCATCCGGCGGGTTTGTTGTTTGTTGGACAGATGAGCGCAACTATAATCAAAACATTTATGCCCAGCGATACGATAATAACGGCAATGCACTGGGGGCAAATTTCAAAGTCAATGATACAGATGATCCGGCAAGCAAACCGGACATTGCTGTTTCCGAAGACGGAAGTTTTATCATCTGCTGGATGGATGCGAGATATTCCAGCGAGTACGATATTTATGCGCAACGTTTTGATAGCAACGGCAATCCTGTTGGGGCAAATTTTAAAGTAAACGATGATAATGAACAGTACATCTGGCACATGTCCCCTGCAATAACTGTTGACGGCTCTGATCGGTTTGTGATCTGTTGGGAAGACGAAAGAAATGGGCCCACAGATATTTATTGCCAGAGATTCGCTGCAGATGGTTCTCCGTTGGGCAGCAATTTTAAAATCAACGATGCCGGAGAAGGGTCTCAGCGATGGCAAGCTGATGTCGCAGCGGACAGCGCCGGAAATTTCATCGTTTGCTGGAATGATGACAGAGCACCAGCCGGCAGTGATGTCTATGCCCAACTTTACGATCAAAATGGCGCACCCCAAGGAGCAAATTTTCGAGTCAATGAAAATACCGGGGCTGATACTCAATGGTACCCTGCGGTAGCCGTGACCAAAACGAGCAATTTCGTGGTTGTCTGGAGCGATACCAGAAACGGCGATGACGATATTTACGCGCAACAATTCACAATCTCGGGTCGCCGATTAGGCTCAAATTACCGTGTAAATAATGATGCAAGTTCTACGGAACAGAGGGAACCTGATGTCGCTTGCGGTGATAGCACAATTTATTTCACTTGGCAGGACGGAAGGGACGCTGGACATGGCTGGGACATTTACGCCAGAATTGAAAATTTTCTGACTCCGAAAACCGTGCTCTCCTTGCCAGACACGACCGGCGCTGTCGGCGAAACCATCGGCATTCCCATTACGGTCAGCACAGATTCTGCTGTCGGGTTTGCTCAGTTCGTCATTGAGTTTGATTCGACGCTCATGACATTTTCCGGCTCCCAACTGGGGGCGAACGCTCTTGGATTCCAAATTTCTGCCACCAATACCAACCTGCCGTTTCAACCGACTCATTCCGACGCCAATAAAAATGTGCTTTTACAAATTTCGGGAGGCGGCACTTCATCATTTAGCGGCGAGAATCAGCAAATATTAATTCTGACCTTTGACGTTGTCGGCTCCCCGGGAGATAGCGCTGGCATTTATTTTGACGGCGGTACAAACCGAACATTTTTGACGACGACGAATCTGTACGACATCAAAGATGGGGACATCGATTTTAATGAGGGAACATTTAAAATTCCGGAAACGATCACAATTTCCGGATACGTTTTTTATGACGGCACTGACAAAATCGTACCAAATACAGAAATCGATCTCGACGGAATGAGCAGCGCCACGACCAATAACGGTGGACTCTATTCTTTCTCCGAAGTGGCGCCCGGACCTCACACACTGACTCCCGCCAAGGCCAATGACGCGAACGACGCGATTTCTGGTGCGGACGCGTTAGCGGTACTGCAGTCGCTGGCTTTTTTGATCACTTTGTCGGATGAGCAGAAAATCGCTGCCGACGTCACCCTGGACTCCCACGTCACCGGCGCCGATGCCATGGCGATTCTACGGTATCTGGCCTTCTTCACATCCAATATCGCGCATACCGGGCAATGGTACTTTTCCCCAGAAGATACAACTTTTACGGCGAATACAAATACAAGCATCGATTTCAAAGCTTATTTAAAGGGCGACGTCAATTTGAGTTGGTCAAATTCAGCATTACTGTCCAAAAACGGAAGGAATGAAAGTATTTTCGATCTAAAATTCGGCGCTCCGGTTCAGCCGGAAACAGCAGAAATTTCCATCCCATTAATCCTAAATACTTCTGATGAAAAAATGAATACGCTTCTGTTTTCGATGACTTACCCAGCTTCGGCATTGAAATTCAAGCGAGTTGAATTAGCGCAAAATTTGCGCGGATTTCAGAATGTGACCAACAGTGAGAAAGAAGGAGAATTGCATCTGGCGATAGCAGGAGCAAAAGGTGTTCGCTGCAATGGCGAGATGGCGCATTTTATTTTCAAAAAAACAACTGCACAAAAAAGCACCATCGAATTGCGCTTCACCAGAGCGATTGCCAACGACCTTGAGATGAAAGATTTGCCAATTCTCACTTTAGATCAGAATCTTGCTAATGTGCCGGAACAGTTCAAACTATTCCAGAATTATCCTAATCCTTTTAATTCCGAAACGGTGATTGAATATCAACTTCCTCGCGATGTTCATGTCAAATTAGCCATCTATAATTCACTTGGACAACGAATCAGGACTTTAGTGGATGAAAATCAGAAATCAGGTATTTACAGCATTCGCTGGAACGGGAAGAGTGACGACGACAAAGTGATTGTGTCAGGAATTTATCTGGTCAGGATTGAAACCGAGGGGTTTTCTGCTAATAAGAAGTTGATTTTATTGAAGTGA